One Picrophilus oshimae DSM 9789 genomic region harbors:
- a CDS encoding 50S ribosomal protein L40e, with the protein MPFPEAIERRLNKKICMRCYARNAVSATRCRKCGYTGLRLKAKERKSGQ; encoded by the coding sequence ATGCCTTTTCCAGAAGCAATTGAGAGGAGACTTAATAAAAAGATATGCATGCGTTGCTATGCAAGGAACGCTGTTAGCGCCACAAGATGCAGAAAGTGCGGTTACACAGGTCTTAGGTTAAAGGCCAAGGAGAGAAAGAGTGGACAGTAA
- the fbp gene encoding fructose-1,6-bisphosphate aldolase/phosphatase, with the protein MKVTISHIKADIGSLPGHTTVFEPVVDAVEDYIKSNGKNIISDYRISHIGDDIQITMVHNHGVDNPDVHGLAWNAFKAGTEVAKKYGLYGAGQDLLKDAFSGNVKGMGPGVAEMEITPRKSEPFIVYMMDKTEPGSFNYPIYKMFGDPFNTPGLVIDPNMHAGFKFEVWDIIEGKRIMLSLPEQTYDLLALIGSKGRYVIKRVYTKEEHTKLPAENVAVISTDKLSFIAGEYVGKDDPAAVVRIQSGLPAAGEALEPFANSYLVSGWMRGSFNGPLMPVGIKNSRMTRFDGPPRVAALGFVLKDGRLAGPVDMFDDIAFDYARTKALEMADYLRRMGVFEPHRLPDDDMEYTALPKILEKLSSKFEKLSDLNELKEVQ; encoded by the coding sequence ATGAAGGTTACAATAAGCCATATAAAGGCAGATATAGGCAGCCTGCCAGGACATACCACAGTTTTCGAGCCTGTTGTTGATGCTGTTGAGGATTATATAAAATCAAATGGTAAGAATATAATAAGTGATTACAGAATATCACATATAGGTGATGATATACAGATAACAATGGTTCATAATCATGGTGTGGACAACCCGGATGTTCATGGGCTTGCCTGGAATGCATTTAAGGCAGGCACCGAGGTTGCAAAGAAGTACGGGCTTTACGGTGCCGGTCAGGATCTTTTAAAGGATGCGTTTTCGGGAAACGTCAAGGGCATGGGTCCTGGCGTTGCTGAAATGGAGATAACACCGAGAAAGTCAGAGCCGTTTATTGTTTACATGATGGATAAAACAGAGCCAGGATCCTTTAATTATCCAATATATAAAATGTTTGGAGATCCATTCAACACGCCCGGCCTGGTAATAGATCCAAACATGCATGCCGGATTCAAATTTGAGGTCTGGGACATAATTGAGGGAAAGCGCATAATGCTATCATTGCCCGAGCAGACCTATGATCTGCTTGCCCTGATAGGCTCGAAGGGAAGATACGTAATAAAAAGGGTTTATACAAAGGAAGAGCACACAAAACTGCCTGCAGAAAACGTTGCTGTAATATCAACGGATAAACTATCATTCATAGCAGGAGAATATGTCGGAAAGGACGATCCGGCTGCGGTTGTTAGAATACAGTCAGGTCTTCCTGCGGCAGGTGAGGCACTGGAACCATTTGCAAATTCTTACCTTGTTTCAGGATGGATGCGTGGCTCATTCAACGGTCCGTTAATGCCGGTTGGAATAAAAAACTCCAGAATGACAAGGTTCGATGGCCCGCCCAGGGTTGCTGCGCTTGGCTTCGTTTTGAAGGATGGCAGGCTTGCAGGACCGGTTGATATGTTTGATGATATAGCATTTGACTATGCCAGAACAAAGGCACTCGAAATGGCAGATTATCTGAGGCGCATGGGTGTTTTCGAACCACACAGGCTTCCTGATGATGATATGGAGTACACCGCGCTTCCAAAGATACTTGAAAAGCTTTCATCGAAATTCGAAAAGTTAAGCGATTTAAATGAATTAAAGGAAGTGCAATAA